GAAACAATATATGGCTCTAGGATCTAGACTGTCTAACCTTTACATTTCTTCCATTTGCCAGTTTCGTCGTCACTCTCCCgaccttttctcttctttttttctctctccgcACCATCAATTATCTGGACAACCGACTTTCTTTTGTGTTTTCTCTCTGTCCCTTCATTCGCTTCTTGAGTGTTACGTTCTttatcctcttctttcttctcctgttcctttttttccttttttgtcttcacctcttcacccttctcctctttttgttttcccttaaccttcttctcactcTTTTTAATTTCTTTCGCCGCCTTAGCTTTCTTTTCCGCCTTTCTTgcatccctcttctccttagtctcctccttttcctttctcctgctcttcttgtctttcttctcagcTTTATCTGTGGCTTTACTTGGACCAGCAACCCCTCCTTCAACGACGACCTTCACTTCGGTCGCCATACTTTTactccattcttcttcactctcttTAATctccagctcttcatcagGGATGAACACCTTGCCTCTGAGGAACCTTGAGTAAAGCTGCCGCCTAGCCATTTCTCTTGAAATTCGAGTCTGGGCACCGATGGATAATCTCTGTTTGGGAGGGGCAggcgacgaggaagaggaggcggaCTGAGAATTACCAGAAGCGGCGGCAGGCGTTAATGTAGCCCATTTAGAAGTTGATCCCGAGGCAGGAGAACTGGGAGCGGAAGGTATAAAGAGATTTGCTGCTGTCGCTGCGAATATGCTGTTATTTTGTCAGCATTGAGTTCATTTCCATCAAATAACAAACATACTGATCCCAGAAAGGGACGGCTTCATCACGATCCTTTCCGATACCTGACAgcgtcttcttctgcacAACGGCCAAAGGCCTCGTCGCATGACCATTCTTTAAGGCTTTATTTCGATCAGTACACAGCGTTTATCTCAGGTAAATTTGACTTACCAGtgccctttcccttccatccttgcTTCTCCAGATGTTTCGCAGCATCGAAGCTGGTTTTGATGACTGCCATTTGGGACTGTTTACCGTACAACTTGTAAACATCGCAAACGGAAAGAGGGGAGTGGAAATTTGTGACCCTGATCACGGCCAcgacctccacttcctGGATGAGATATCAGGCTCACTTATATACAACTCAATCCTGACGCGTCCATCTCACGCAACTTCGTTGGTTACGCGACGTATTTGAACAGATATTCCAAGATGAGCGAGCAGAACCAAACCCAGAAGCAAATTACTGAAGGTAGGCCCAATATTATAAAGAATTGAAGCTTATAGCAGACGAGGCGTCTTTGTACGACCGACAGATTCGTTTATGGGGTCTAGAAGCTCAGAATCGGTATGTGACTATTCCAACAATGGAAGATCGTATGATAGTTGTATATTAATGCTATGCCAGAATGCGATCTTCCACAGTTCTTATTCTCTCCCTTCGATCTCTCGCCCATGAAACTATCAAGAATCTCGTACTTGCTGGTATCGGTCGCTTAATCGTCGCCGACTCTGATGTTGtcacagaagaagatttaGGATCAGGGTTTCTTTtccgagaagaagacaacgCAGTTGGAAAACTTAGAACGGATGCTGCTCTGGAACAGATTCAATCACTGAACCCACTTGTGACACTGAGCAAAATAGGTATGGACAgttttgaaggagaagaggacaaAGTTGCGGAAATATTAAAAAAGGAGGCTGTGGATGTCGTTGTTACGTGTGACTTAAGCGTGAAAGAAAATGTAAGCGGGGAAGAATATTTGTACGACGTATGTTGACAAGGCTGTAGGAGAGGATCGATGCGGCTGCCAGAAAAGCCAGTTCATTGTTCTACGCTGCAGGAACGTACGGTTTCACAGGATACGTTTTTGCGGACTTGGGCGAGTCATATGAATACGTTGTCAAGTATGTCGAGTGCCATATAATCCCTAGTATAATGGTTGCTGACCAAATGCAGCTCAATAGACGGATTATCAAAGAAAGTGCTCTCCTacccttctttttcaactGTGCTTGACAGGTCGAACTGGGCTAAACCCGGTGGTAGTCCCTTCAAGGGATTATCCAGAAATGCGACAAGGTCGGCAGCACCTGCTACTATCCTTGGCATCACTGGTGAAGCAATCCAGAGTCTAAACTCGCATTACAAATGCTGACCAGAAACAGCCCTTTGGGAATATGAATCCCAGAACGGCCACCTCCCCGCTGAGGAATCTTCCCTTTCTGCTCTCACTTCCTCCGCCGAATCCATCCGCACCGCTCTAGGAGTCAATTCTACCGCCGTCCCGTCCGTCGACTCTTCTTTACTGACCCATCTCGCTTCTCACGCCActcacttcttccctcctaCGCTCGCTATTCTCGGGGGTCTGCTTGCACAAGATGTCTTGCGAGCACTGAGTCGGAAAGATAAGCCTGTTGCCAACTTGTTGGCTGTCGACAGTATGAGTGGTGTTGGCACCGTTGGACGATGGAGCATGATGGACGCGAAGGACACTCAATAGAATTACAAACCATCATAAGGTACAATGCAGACCTGTATATCTCTAAGCTAAACATTCATTCTGTCCAGCTCATAATGCTTGACCGGCTCCAACATTGCCACTCctgcttttcttctttttccgcTTTCCTTTTGTTTCCTGTCCTCTTTCtggttcatcttcttcttcgtcgtcgtccAACGGGGCCATTGATACCGCCGGTTTTTCTTCTGACTGTTTATCTTCTGCAGGCTTCCCCACCCGCCTGCCCATAAGATTAATTGGTGACTCTCTATCATCAGCGGGATCACAACATACCAAGTAGCATGATGTCGACTTCCCACTCGCATCAACTCGGTAATGAACCCCATGTCTCCTAGTCTTGATCTAAATAGCTCTGTCTGCAGGAGCGTCAAGTATACCAAACATGTGGGATATCTGCAGTTCCGTCAACTGCTAGTTCATACATGGGACATGAACTGGTCAAAACGGGAACGCACATTATGAACCTAACATATTGTGGTTCTCTCCAGTACTCGAGATATTTCAAATAATTCAAAAAAGCAGGCTTCCCAAGGTATCCTTGTATGTGTAATTCGTGAAGGTATTGTGGATGTGCTAGGCATTGAATAAACTGCATCTTACATCAGCTTTCCAGAGCCCGAAATAAACCGACGACTACCACAAGGACTTACCTCCAGCTCTGATTGGAATCTCACTAGATTGGCATGCTTTTCAGGTGTTCGAGCGGGTGCTTCAGAATCATCTGGcaagggtggtggaggaagtATTGTTGGAAGGGCCTGCATTGCGAGGCAGTAATTCTTGCTTCAGTACGGTTGTTGGTGGCTTGTGAGATTGGGGAGAGCAATCACTGGCCTACAGTACCAGAACTGAAGCAGGGGATTTGAAGTTGAATTCTTGACAGTGGACCGATAAGAATATTGAGGAAACTAGCGCTGCGATTGCTAAAGTCAAACCGGAGTAGCGGGTGTTGCAGAGCTGAGACTAAAGCCGTTGGAGTTGAGGGACCCGATTGTACAGGCGAAAATGGAAGCCACAGATGGTCAAAAGATTCACGAAGTAGTAGGAACTAGGGACTGTGC
This Cryptococcus neoformans var. neoformans JEC21 chromosome 14 sequence DNA region includes the following protein-coding sequences:
- a CDS encoding SUMO activating enzyme, putative translates to MSEQNQTQKQITEDEASLYDRQIRLWGLEAQNRMRSSTVLILSLRSLAHETIKNLVLAGIGRLIVADSDVVTEEDLGSGFLFREEDNAVGKLRTDAALEQIQSLNPLVTLSKIGMDSFEGEEDKVAEILKKEAVDVVVTCDLSVKENERIDAAARKASSLFYAAGTYGFTGYVFADLGESYEYVVNSIDGLSKKVLSYPSFSTVLDRSNWAKPGGSPFKGLSRNATRSAAPATILGITALWEYESQNGHLPAEESSLSALTSSAESIRTALGVNSTAVPSVDSSLLTHLASHATHFFPPTLAILGGLLAQDVLRALSRKDKPVANLLAVDSMSGVGTVGRWSMMDAKDTQ
- a CDS encoding transcription from Pol II promoter-related protein, putative encodes the protein MQALPTILPPPPLPDDSEAPARTPEKHANLVRFQSELEFIQCLAHPQYLHELHIQGYLGKPAFLNYLKYLEYWREPQYVRFIIYPTCLVYLTLLQTELFRSRLGDMGFITELMRVGSRHHATWRVGKPAEDKQSEEKPAVSMAPLDDDEEEDEPERGQETKGKRKKKKSRSGNVGAGQAL